DNA sequence from the Trichocoleus desertorum ATA4-8-CV12 genome:
CTAGCAGAGGAAGTGCCTGAAGGGGCCACTATTTTGCTCGACGATGGCAAAGTGGAAATGCGAGTCGAGCAAGTAGACCGCGATCGCAAAGAGTTGCATTGCGAAGTGGTAGTAGGTGGCGTCCTGTCCAACAACAAGGGCGTTAACTTTCCAGGGGTCTATCTGTCGATTAAGGCGTTGACCGACAAAGATCGCAAAGACCTCACGTTTGGTCTCGACCAAGGCGTTGATTGGGTAGCCCTCAGTTTTGTCCGCAATCCCCAGGATGTGCTGGAGATCAAAGAATTGATTTCCAATGCGGGTAAGCAAGTCCCGGTAATTGCCAAGATTGAAAAGCACGAAGCCATTGAGCAGATGGAGGATGTGCTTTGCCTCTGTGATGGCGTCATGGTAGCGCGGGGTGATTTGGGCGTAGAGCTACCCGCTGAGGATGTCCCCATTTTGCAAAAGCGATTGATCGCCACAGCTAATCGGTTAGGCATTCCGGTGATCACCGCTACCCAGATGCTAGACAGCATGGTGAGTAATCCGCGTCCCACCCGTGCTGAGATTTCGGACGTAGCCAACGCCATTCTGGATGGTACAGATGCCGTTATGTTGTCGAACGAAACCGCAGTTGGTAAGTATGCCATTGAGGCAGTTGCAACAATGGCCCGGATTGCGATTCGTACCGAGCAAGAGCAGATTCGCCGCAACCTAGAAAGCGACGGGCGATCGATCCCCAATGCCATTAGCCAAGCAGTTGCTCGCATTGCCGAACAGCTAAATGCATCTGCAATTATGACGCTGACCAAAACGGGAGCCACAGCTCGTAACGTTTCTAAATTTCGGCCTCATACCCCCATTTTGGCAGTGACCCCGCATGTAGATGTGGCCCGACAGTTGCAACTCGTGTGGGGTGTTAAACCCCTGTTAGTGCTGGACTTGCCTTCTACTGGGCAAACTTTTCAGGCCGCGCTTAACGTCGCTCAAGAAAAAGAGCTACTCTCTGAAGGTAATTTAGTCGTCATGACTGCTGGCACTTTGCAGGGGGTATCTGGCTCCACCGACTTAATTAAAGTAGAAGTGGTGACAGCTGTCCTGGGCAAAGGGATCGGCATTGGTCAAGGCTCCGTCAGTGGGCGTGCACGAGTGGCTCATGCGAGTAATGAAGTCAGTAACTTCAATCCGGGCGACATTTTAGTCACTTCCTGCACCAGTGTTGATTATGTAGAGATGATTCGTAAAGCCGCTGGCATCATCACTGAAGACGACAGCTTAACTAGCCACGCCGCAGTGATTGGCTTACGTTTAGGGGTACCTGTGATTGTCGGAGTTAAGAATGCGACCGAAATTATTCGAGATGGCGCAATTTTGACTCTCGATACCCATCGGGGCTTAGTTTACTCTGGTGCGGTTGGCGCCGCTCAGACTGACTCAGCGATTACGGTTTAACTGGTTTCAAACCTTTTATCCATAAAGTCAAGGCGATCGCCCTCGATTACTTAGTTAGCAGGAGCGATCGCCTGAGCCTATTTGGATACTGCCTCTGAAGTTTGAACCAGCTGAGCAAATGCCTGCAAGTGCTTAGCATAGCTAGGACCCGCTACATCTATTAAGTCGTCATGGTTAGCATTCTCGACCCAAATGCCTTGCTTGGGCGAGTTAGCCGCCTGAAAAAGCTGCTCCCCATGCTGAAACGGAATAATTTCATCAGCAGTTCCATGCATAACCAGGACTGGGCAGTGTATCTGCCTTATCTTGGTGATGTTAGCCAGTTTGTCAAACGGGACAATAGGAATATGGGCGACCACGCGGAAGGCTGTGACAAAAGAGCTTTCCACAATTAAGCCAGCGACAGGTTTACGAGCCGCTAAGTCAACGGCAACGCCACCCCCCACCGATCGCCCTAAAGCAATAATGCGGTTGGCTGGAACTTTGAGAGTTTGGCTGAGATAGGTATAGGCGGCATCAGCGTCTTGGTAGGCATGCTGCTCAGAAGGCTGACCTTGGCTAGTGCCATAGCCTCGGTAATCGTAAGCAAACACGGCAAAACCAGCCTCATGAATTGTGGTGAGTGCCGCTTCAATGTCCCCCAAATCTTCAGCGTTACCATGACTGTAGAGAATGGTATAGCGTGCCTGAGAATTGGGTAGGTAAGTTGCTGAAATGAGGGCACCATCTGCTGTTCTGAGTTTGAGTATGGCCTCTGTGTCTTGATAAGTAGCGGGTTGCGGCTGAAAGATCTGTCGGTCAGTCAAGAAGAAAGCGTAAAAGCACAGAACTATATAGATCAACAGGGCAGAGCGTACGAACCGCTTGGCTGAAAAATCACCCAAGACCAGCCGTTTGAGTGTTTTTGACTTCATTGAGGACTAGCGTGGAGAGAGGCAAGGCGGTAAGACCCGCAAGAATACTTCCTACTATGCCCAAATAGGCTACAAGACATTGTCAGAACCGACTAAATCTTGCAAGCTTATTGGAAGTGTAGTGACTTATCCGGTGAGGAATTGGTATGGCCTTTGAATATCCCAATGATCTAAAGTACCTAGACAGCCATGAGTACGTGCGCTTAGATGGCGATATCGCTACGATTGGTATTAGTGCCTTTGCCGTCGATCAACTGGGTGACATTGTATTTCTAGAGCTACCTGAGATTGGTGACAAGCTAGTCAAAGGAGAGACCTTTGGTACGGTTGAGTCAGTCAAGGCTGTTGAAGATCTCAATGCTCCAGTGACAGGGACTGTAATTGAGCGCAATACAGCAATGGTGGATGCGCCGGAACAAGTAGCAGAAGATCCTTATGGAGAAGGGTGGCTGCTCAAGCTCCGTGTTGACGACTCTGATGAATTAGACGAAGCCCTTTCGGCGGAAGAATATCGCCAACAGGTCGAAGGCGAATAATTTCCAGAAGGCCCCTGAAGGCTTGGAGGAAGCGATCGCCAAGTAGCAGCAGTTAACTGCATTAGGTTGCGCAAAATAACTGAGCAAAATATCAAAGACGCAAGCGTATTCTGGTGAAATCAGGGTCAACTATCCATTGCAAATTGTTGCAAAATGGTCAGAAATGACCTTCTTGTGTCCCTAAGTTCCATGCCAGAGTCTTTCATGTCCGAGCCTTCTACCTACGAGCAAGGTGCAACTGGATTGAGCCATTCTAAATCTGACCCCCTAGCAGCGATCGAACCCGTGACTTCTTCTAAAGCAACCGTGAATGGATCTGATTTGCCAAGAACCAACGGTGGTGCTCATGGTGTTCAGCCAACCCAAACCCAAAGGGGGCTTACCCTAACAGACGAATTTGCAGACCGCCATCTTGGCCCTAGTGGGGCGGAAGTGGATCAAATGCTTTCCGAGTTAGGTTTTTCTAGCTTAGAAGCTCTCATTGACAAAGCTGTGCCCCCAGGAATTCGGCTCCAGCAACCGCTACAACTGGAGGAGGGGCGTAGTGAATATGAATTGCTGCAAGAGCTAAAAGCGATCGCCTGCCAAAACCAGGTGTTTCGGTCTTTTATTGGCATGGGCTACTACGCCTGCATCACGCCACCTGTGATTCAGCGCAACATTTTGGAAAATCCTGGTTGGTATACTCAGTACACTCCTTACCAACCTGAAATTGCTCAAGGTCGCTTGGAAGCTCTGCTCAACTTCCAGACGATGGTGATTGACTTGACAGGCATGGAAATTGCTAATGCTTCACTGCTGGATGAAGGCACCGCAGCGGCAGAAGCGATGGGCATGAGCTACGGGCTAGCGAAGGGGGATGAAAAAACTTTTTGGGTATCAGATGCCTGCCATCCTCAAACTATTGAAGTCGTAAAGACACGGGCACGGGCACTAGGGATTGAAGTCTTGGTAGGCGACCATCAAACCTTTGCCTTCGATCAGCCGATCTTTGGGGCACTTCTGCAATACCCCGCCACCGATGGAGCCATCTACGATTACCAAGACTTTATTCAGCGCGCCCACCAAGCCAAAGCGCTAGTGACAGTCGCAGCGGATCTCTTGAGCTTGACCCTACTCAAGCCCCCAGGAGAGTTTGGAGCAGATATTGTGGTAGGTAGCACCCAACGCTTTGGTGTGCCTCTGGGTTATGGCGGACCCCACGCCGCTTACTTCGCTACCAAAGACACTTATAAGCGGCAAATTCCTGGACGTTTGGTAGGTGTTTCTAAAGATGCTCAAGGTCAGCCTGCTTTACGCTTAGCGCTACAAACCCGAGAGCAGCATATCCGTCGTGACAAAGCGACCAGCAATATCTGTACGGCCCAAGTTCTCCTGGCAGTCATTGCTAGTATGTACGCTGTTTATCACGGCCCAACGGGCTTACAGCGCATTGCTCAGCGTATTCATCGCTTAACCGTTACTCTGGCAGAAGGATTGAGTCGGTTAGGGTACAAACTTGGTTCAGCGCCTTACTTTGATACCTTGCGGGTGGATGTAGGCGAAAAGCGAGCCACGGATATTGTGGAGCGAGGCATTGCGCATCAAATGAATTTGCGTCTGATTGATGCCCACACCATCGGCATCTCCTTAGACGAAACCACCTCTGCTGATGATTTGCTGGCGCTGTTCAAAGTTTTTGCTGGAAACCACACTCCTCCCTTCATCCCCGAAGAATTGGCAACAGAAGTAGATGCTGAGTTCAGCGATCGCTTTGCGCGTACCAGTGCTTACCTCACCCACCCAGTTTTCAGCCAACACCACTCGGAAACGGAGCTACTGCGCTACCTCTATCGCTTGCAGTCCAAGGATTTGTCGCTGACCACAGCCATGATTCCCCTCGGCTCCTGCACGATGAAGCTGAATGCCACGGCAGAAATGATTCCTGTCACTTGGCCTGAGTTTGGGCAGATTCATCCTTTTGCCCCCCTCGACCAAACCCAGGGTTATCAAACTCTTTTTCAACAGTTAGAGCAGTGGTTGGCCGAAATTACAGGCTTTGCAGGGATTTCGCTGCAACCTAATGCGGGTTCTCAAGGGGAATATGCAGGGTTGCTGGTGATTCGCCAGTACCACGAGCAGCGAGGCGATTTCCACCGCCATGTTTGCTTAATTCCACAGTCGGCGCATGGCACCAATCCCGCCAGTGCCGTGATGGCAGGGATGAAAGTGGTTCCGGTGGCTTGCGATCGCGATGGCAACATCGACGTAGCTGACCTCAAAGCTAAGGCAGAGCAGCACCAAGAAAACTTAGCCGCGCTCATGGTCACTTATCCCTCGACCCACGGTGTATTTGAAGAACCCATCCGAGAAATTTGTGCGATCGTCCATGCCAACGGCGGGCAGGTTTATCTGGATGGAGCCAACATGAACGCTCAAGTGGGGCTTTGCCGTCCCGGTGACTATGGAGCCGATGTTTGTCACCTGAACCTGCACAAAACCTTCTGTATCCCCCACGGCGGCGGCGGGCCTGGAATGGGGCCGATTGGTGTTATGCCCCATCTGGTGCCTTTCCTGCCAGGTCATGCGATCGTTCCCATTGGCAGCGAGCAAGGCATTGGAGCGATCGCCTCAGCACCTTGGGGTAGCCCCAGCATCCTACCGATTTCTTGGATGTACATTGCCTTGATGGGCGGCACTGGCCTGACTAAAGCGACCCAAGTTGCCATTCTCAATGCCAACTACATTGCTAAGCGGCTAGAAACCTACTACCCAGTTCTGTACAAAGCTAAGAATGGCTTAGTCGCCCACGAGTGCATTTTGGATTTGCGTCAGTTCAAGAAAACGGCTGACATCGAAGTCGATGACATTGCCAAGCGCTTGATCGACTATGGTTTCCACCCTCCCACTGTTTCTTGGCCTGTTCCCGGCACGATCATGGTGGAGCCAACCGAGAGTGAGTCGAAGCCAGAACTCGATCGCTTCTGTGATGCCATGATTGCGATCCGAGCCGAAATTGCTGAAATCGAAGCGGGTCAGGTTGATCGGCAAAACAACCTGCTGAAAAATGCCCCCCATACAGCAGCGGCTTTAATGGCGACAGAATGGGACAAACCTTATGTTCGTGAACGAGGAGCTTACCCCACCCCTTGGACTCGCGAAAACAAGTTTTGGCCCGCAGTCGCCCGGATTGATAATGCCTACGGCGATCGCAACTTGGTTTGCTCTTGCTTACCGATGGATGCCTATACGAGTTAGAGGTGCCACCAGTCACAGGTCAGAAGCTAGGAATTAGAAGTTAGGAAAACTAGATACCTACTAGCGACCAATAACTTTTTCCTGCTTCTGGCGCTCCGCCGCTGATAGCTGTAGATAACGACATATGTAGGGGCGACTCGCTCCTACGTGTCCTTATGCATTGAAACTGAACTATAGAAGCATTGACTAAAGCGACATGAATGTACAAAAAAATACTCCCCTGCCCACGCGGTCTGGCGTGCCTGTGGCACAATTGACGGGTGGATCTCCAGAAGGCTGTGCTCCTAGAATTCTATGACTAAGTTTGTGTTTGTCACGGGTGGCGTGGTCTCTAGCATTGGCAAAGGCATTGTGGCGGCGAGCCTGGGCCGATTGCTGAAGTCTCGCGACTATTCCGTTTCCATCCTCAAGTTAGACCCTTATATTAACGTTGACCCTGGCACCATGAGCCCCTTCCAGCATGGTGAGGTGTTTGTGACCGAAGATGGTGCGGAAACCGACTTAGACTTGGGACACTACGAGCGCTTTACCGATACTTCCATGTCTCGCCTCAACAGCGTCACCACTGGTTCTATTTACCAGGCGGTGCTGAACAAGGAGCGCCGGGGCGACTACATGGGTGGTACGGTGCAAGTCATTCCGCATATTACCAACGAGATTAAAGAGCGGATTTTACGGGTTGCCAAAAATACTAATCCTGATGTGGTGATCACGGAAATTGGTGGCACAGTTGGAGATATTGAATCGTTACCTTTTCTGGAAGCTATTCGCCAATTTCGTAAAGCTGTGGGACGGCAGAACGTGTTGTACATGCACGTCACGCTGATGCCTTGGATTCCAGCGGCGGGAGAAATGAAAACCAAGCCGACCCAACACTCGGTGAAAGAACTCCGCTCGATTGGGATTCAACCGGATATTTTGGTTTGCCGCTGCGATCGCCCTTTGCACCCTGGTCTGAAGGACAAGTTATCTGAGTTCTGTGACGTTCCTGTTGAATGTGTCATCACCTCACCAGATGCCAGAAGCATTTACGAAGTCCCACTGATTTTAGAGCGAGAAGGTTTAGCTCA
Encoded proteins:
- the pyk gene encoding pyruvate kinase; its protein translation is MQLRNSPRRTKIVATIGPATSSPEVLRALIEAGATTLRLNFSHGTHEDHQRSIRLIRQISFELNQPVGILQDLQGPKIRLGRFENGPITLNRGDRFILTSHAVPGTQEISSVTYEPLAEEVPEGATILLDDGKVEMRVEQVDRDRKELHCEVVVGGVLSNNKGVNFPGVYLSIKALTDKDRKDLTFGLDQGVDWVALSFVRNPQDVLEIKELISNAGKQVPVIAKIEKHEAIEQMEDVLCLCDGVMVARGDLGVELPAEDVPILQKRLIATANRLGIPVITATQMLDSMVSNPRPTRAEISDVANAILDGTDAVMLSNETAVGKYAIEAVATMARIAIRTEQEQIRRNLESDGRSIPNAISQAVARIAEQLNASAIMTLTKTGATARNVSKFRPHTPILAVTPHVDVARQLQLVWGVKPLLVLDLPSTGQTFQAALNVAQEKELLSEGNLVVMTAGTLQGVSGSTDLIKVEVVTAVLGKGIGIGQGSVSGRARVAHASNEVSNFNPGDILVTSCTSVDYVEMIRKAAGIITEDDSLTSHAAVIGLRLGVPVIVGVKNATEIIRDGAILTLDTHRGLVYSGAVGAAQTDSAITV
- a CDS encoding alpha/beta hydrolase, which produces MKSKTLKRLVLGDFSAKRFVRSALLIYIVLCFYAFFLTDRQIFQPQPATYQDTEAILKLRTADGALISATYLPNSQARYTILYSHGNAEDLGDIEAALTTIHEAGFAVFAYDYRGYGTSQGQPSEQHAYQDADAAYTYLSQTLKVPANRIIALGRSVGGGVAVDLAARKPVAGLIVESSFVTAFRVVAHIPIVPFDKLANITKIRQIHCPVLVMHGTADEIIPFQHGEQLFQAANSPKQGIWVENANHDDLIDVAGPSYAKHLQAFAQLVQTSEAVSK
- the gcvH gene encoding glycine cleavage system protein GcvH; protein product: MAFEYPNDLKYLDSHEYVRLDGDIATIGISAFAVDQLGDIVFLELPEIGDKLVKGETFGTVESVKAVEDLNAPVTGTVIERNTAMVDAPEQVAEDPYGEGWLLKLRVDDSDELDEALSAEEYRQQVEGE
- the gcvP gene encoding aminomethyl-transferring glycine dehydrogenase, with amino-acid sequence MSEPSTYEQGATGLSHSKSDPLAAIEPVTSSKATVNGSDLPRTNGGAHGVQPTQTQRGLTLTDEFADRHLGPSGAEVDQMLSELGFSSLEALIDKAVPPGIRLQQPLQLEEGRSEYELLQELKAIACQNQVFRSFIGMGYYACITPPVIQRNILENPGWYTQYTPYQPEIAQGRLEALLNFQTMVIDLTGMEIANASLLDEGTAAAEAMGMSYGLAKGDEKTFWVSDACHPQTIEVVKTRARALGIEVLVGDHQTFAFDQPIFGALLQYPATDGAIYDYQDFIQRAHQAKALVTVAADLLSLTLLKPPGEFGADIVVGSTQRFGVPLGYGGPHAAYFATKDTYKRQIPGRLVGVSKDAQGQPALRLALQTREQHIRRDKATSNICTAQVLLAVIASMYAVYHGPTGLQRIAQRIHRLTVTLAEGLSRLGYKLGSAPYFDTLRVDVGEKRATDIVERGIAHQMNLRLIDAHTIGISLDETTSADDLLALFKVFAGNHTPPFIPEELATEVDAEFSDRFARTSAYLTHPVFSQHHSETELLRYLYRLQSKDLSLTTAMIPLGSCTMKLNATAEMIPVTWPEFGQIHPFAPLDQTQGYQTLFQQLEQWLAEITGFAGISLQPNAGSQGEYAGLLVIRQYHEQRGDFHRHVCLIPQSAHGTNPASAVMAGMKVVPVACDRDGNIDVADLKAKAEQHQENLAALMVTYPSTHGVFEEPIREICAIVHANGGQVYLDGANMNAQVGLCRPGDYGADVCHLNLHKTFCIPHGGGGPGMGPIGVMPHLVPFLPGHAIVPIGSEQGIGAIASAPWGSPSILPISWMYIALMGGTGLTKATQVAILNANYIAKRLETYYPVLYKAKNGLVAHECILDLRQFKKTADIEVDDIAKRLIDYGFHPPTVSWPVPGTIMVEPTESESKPELDRFCDAMIAIRAEIAEIEAGQVDRQNNLLKNAPHTAAALMATEWDKPYVRERGAYPTPWTRENKFWPAVARIDNAYGDRNLVCSCLPMDAYTS